A single window of Populus nigra chromosome 17, ddPopNigr1.1, whole genome shotgun sequence DNA harbors:
- the LOC133677402 gene encoding protein virilizer homolog isoform X1: MGRPEPSVLFSQTFVHPQLDEYVDEVLFAEPIVITACEFLEQNASSASQAVSLLGATSPPSFALEVFVKCEGETRFRRLCQPFLYSHSSSHVLEVEVAVVTNHLVVRGSYRSLSLVIYGNTAEDLGQFSIEFDDSSLTNLVSSAEGKLEDLPLALHSTNRTVEDSLSSLNVLSLPVAASHISAEVKQFLQLILKLLELPNLSDSVHRVLTTVVKAVCSFVTRDLCCETVNQKHIKMCGSKNIEEFHHVINEARNELLQVLGQVLGDESAELLADCTFLESEADLATSKQLVDMLSQYFSFERNSTNVGACQLSQNKSVILGLSLALLLCSGRESCFHFVNSGGMEQLAHVFSNEVQNSSAIILLSLGVVEQATRHPIGCEGFLGWWPREDENIPSGTSKGYSQLLKLFLQRPQHDVASLATYVLHRLRFYEVVSRYEFSVLSALGGLSALGRVTIVTSAMLNSAKSQLKMLLKLINLRGPIEDPSIAASASRSLIIGQTEGLLSYKATSNLVGSSHCCFSNWDIDSHLLALLKERGFLPLSAALLSSPILRSEAVDAMDTFVDIASTIGAILLSLLMCRSGLIFLLNYPELCTTLIDALRGVGGMNREECVPLRYASVLLSKGFVCSPHEVGVIVETHLRVVNAIDRLLISTPHPEEFLWVLWELCGLSRSDCGRQALLVLGYFPEAISILIEALHSVKESEAVASGASPINLAIFHSAAEIFEVIVTDSTASSLDSWIGHAMELHKALHSSSPGSNRKDTPTRLLEWFDAGVVYHKNGAIGLLRYSAVLASGGDAHLTSTSILVADLTDVEQVVGDALGGSDINVMDNLGKLISDKSFEDNPLRDSSITQMTTAIRILAFVSENSTVAAALYDEGALIVIYAILIKCSLMLERSSNSYDYLVDEGTERNSTSDLLLERNREQSLVDLLVPTLVLLINLLQKLQEAKEQHRNTKLMNALLRLHREVSPKLAASAADLSSPYPDSALGFGAVCHLVVSALTCWPLYGWTPGLFHSLLANVQATSLLALGPKETCSLLCLLNDLFPEEGVWLWKNGMPMLSALRKLAVGTLLGPQKEKQVDWYLETSHREKLLNQLTPHLDKIAQIIEHYAISALVVIQDMLRVFIIRIAFQKIEYASLLLQPILCCIRNHLSDLTSPSEIDAYKVYRYLDFLASILEHPCAKELLLEEGIAEMLTQVLERCLVAISSDGKQISDSKISFKSGFTLISWCCPVFKSFSLLCVPRTPLPYPVRHDLHSSASLSAKDCSLILPYLLKFCQVLPVGKELLSCLAFFKDLGSCNEGQSACVTTLHHINTSIEEHESGKGQERNGNYNLDDIEWRKHPPLLSCWIRLLESVDSKDDTSICALEAVTTLSIGALCFCLDSKCNLNLNGVTAIKKLFGIHDDMDGTDSSPENIGFILEMITLLSSKLNDDDYLATDMRESLYQASDSAKSLLLLLQKPTGSVTIDDIMSSEGIQSLPSNELLVHSRINQMADGTAEKFDGYLYLGGLGDKFLWECPETLPDRLSQNPSMKRKLSSLDGSGKRVKGETSVAEATVQNAFSRGMGSSTAPSGPARRDTFRQRKPNTSRPPSMHVDDYVARERSVDGVSNSNVIAVQRVGSTGGRPPSIHVDEFMARQRERQNPMVAVVGEPSAKVKNATPANDVDKEKDNKSKQLKTVLDDDLQGIDIVFDGEESESDDKLPFPQPDDNLEQLAPVIGDQSSPHSIVEETESDVNGNNQFSHSHTPLASHVDENTQSEFSSRMSVSRPEMPLTREPSVSSDKKFFEQPDDAKNTIKTSAGFDSISAASTSGFPHQIPVDSRMPPQNFYMKNSLQHSSGSRGLYDSKIPLNQPPLPPMPPPAMSSMIPQNHDPGPTQSSPYVNSGTEVQPPLPAAFQVQSDYLSAFGSNPSIQMPDSKYSRASISSPSGSAGPHPPLPPTPPPFSSSPYNLPSLNPSTSQSSVYTVGTNELPQTSTSPPIDPRLGNLSVSGAGLTSYMPPPLMPPMVFSRPATIPVTPYGSIPTQQQGESPNVLQNLSIPQPSVQSIHQLQPLQPPLRRPPQPPQHLWSLAQSSQQLEQGGSLQSSIQMQGHQLQMLQQSQLPSGHAHYQAQQQELSQSRQQLVEHAQPHVIHQQGDVSSQQQQDLGMSLQEYFKDPKAITSLLSNKEELCRLLEQNPKLMQMLQERLGQQ, encoded by the exons ATGGGTCGACCCGAACCCAGCGTCTTGTTCTCGCAAACTTTCGTTCATCCTCAACTGGATGAGTACGTCGACGAG GTATTGTTCGCTGAACCAATTGTGATTACTGCGTGTGAGTTTCTTGAACAGAATGCTTCTTCTGCGTCACAAGCAGTGTCGCTACTGGG GGCTACGTCACCTCCTTCATTTGCTTTGGAGGTGTTTGTTAAGTGTGAGGGGGAGACAAGATTTAGACGACTCTGCCAGCCATTCCTCTATTCCCATTCGTCATCACATGTGCTAGAAGTTGAGGTG GCTGTTGTAACTAACCATCTGGTTGTGAGGGGCAGCTATCGCAGTCTAAGTTTGGTCATATATGGGAACACAGCAGAGGATCTGGGGCAGTTCAGCATTGAATTTGATGATAGCTCTTTAACTAATCTTGTTAGTTCTGCTGAGGGAAAGCTCGAGGATCTCCCTTTGGCATTACATTCAACTAATCGTACTGTTGAGGATTCTCTATCCTCTCTGAATGTATTATCATTACCTGTTGCTGCTTCACATATATCTGCTGAGGTTAAGCAATTTTTGCAGCTGATTTTGAAGTTGCTGGAGCTCCCGAACCTTAGTGATTCTGTACATAGAGTTCTTACTACTGTAGTGAAAGCTGTTTGTTCCTTTGTCACCCGTGATTTGTGTTGTGAAACAGTAAATCAGAAGCACATTAAAATGTGTGGATCCAAAAACATTGAAGAGTTTCACCATGTTATCAATGAGGCTAGAAATGAGCTTCTCCAAGTGCTTGGACAAGTCTTAGGAGATGAATCGGCTGAACTTTTGGCAGACTGCACATTTCTTGAGTCGGAGGCTGACTTGGCTACTTCTAAACAGCTGGTGGACATGTTAAGCCAGTATTTCTCTTTTGAAAGGAACTCCACAAATGTTGGAGCTTGCCAGCTTTCACAG AACAAGAGTGTCATTCTGGGTCTGAGCTTGGCTCTTTTATTGTGCTCTGGTAGAGAAAGCTGCTTTCACTTTGTCAATAGTGGGGGAATGGAGCAGCTTGCACATGTTTTCTCTAATGAGGTGCAGAATTCTTCCGCCATAATTTTACTATCACTTGGAGTTGTTGAGCAGGCAACAAGGCATCCAATTGGCTGTGAAGGATTTTTAGGTTGGTGGCCTCGTGAAGATGAAAATATCCCATCTGGTACTAGCAAAGGTTATAGTCAATTGTTGAAGTTGTTCCTACAAAGACCTCAGCATGATGTTGCTTCTCTTGCAACCTATGTCCTTCATCGGTTACGATTTTATGAAGTTGTTTCTAGATATGAG ttttctgttctttctgctCTAGGGGGACTTTCTGCACTTGGAAGAGTTACAATTGTTACGTCAGCAATGCTTAACAGTGCTAAATCTCAACTTAAGATGCTCTTG AAATTGATAAATTTGCGTGGTCCAATTGAAGATCCTTCTATAGCAGCCTCTGCAAGTAGGTCATTGATCATTGGTCAAACAGAAGGATTATTGTCATATAAAGCAACCAGTAACTTGGTTGGTTCATCACATTGCTGCTTTTCAAACTGGGATATTGATTCCCATTTGCTGGCACTTCTCAAG GAGAGAGGCTTTCTTCCTTTGTCAGCTGCACTGTTGTCGTCCCCCATATTGCGTTCAGAAGCTGTAGATGCCATGGATACGTTTGTTGATATCGCATCAACTATTGGGGCCATACTTCTTTCACTTCTTATGTGTCGCTCAG gtttaatttttctcttaaattaccCCGAGCTTTGCACTACACTAATTGATGCTTTAAGGGGTGTGGGTGGTATGAATAGGGAAGAATGTGTTCCTCTACGTTATGCATCTGTTTTATTGTCCAAGGGTTTCGTTTGCAGTCCACATGAAGTTGGAGTGATTGTTGAGACGCATTTGAGAGTG GTTAATGCTATTGATCGTTTGCTAATATCAACTCCACATCCCGAAGAGTTTCTATGGGTATTGTGGGAGCTTTGTGGCCTTTCCAG GTCAGATTGTGGGCGCCAGGCTTTGTTGGTTCTGGGATATTTTCCTGAG GCCATTTCAATCTTGATTGAAGCCTTACATTCTGTCAAGGAGTCAGAGGCAGTTGCTAGTG GAGCTTCTCCAATAAATCTTGCGATTTTTCACTCAGCTGCAGAGATTTTTGAAGTCATTGTCACTGATTCAACTGCATCTTCCCTTGATTCTTGGATTGGACATGCTATGGAACTTCATAAAGCGTTACATTCTTCTTCCCCTGGTTCCAATCGGAAAGATACTCCAACTAGACTGTTGGAGTGGTTTGATGCTGGTGTAGTTTATCATAAAAACGGGGCTATTGGTCTTCTACGGTATTCTGCTGTGTTGGCTTCTGGTGGAGATGCCCATTTAACCTCCACCAGCATTTTAGTGGCTGATTTGACAGATGTTGAGCAAGTTGTTGGAGATGCATTGGGTGGTTCGGACATAAATGTTATGGATAATCTTGGAAAGTTGATCTCTGATAAGTCTTTTGAGGATAATCCTCTTCGTGACTCATCCATAACACAGATGACAACAGCCATTCGGATACTGGCCTTTGTGTCAGAAAACTCA ACTGTTGCTGCTGCTCTGTATGATGAAGGTGCTCTCATAGTTATTTATGCAATTCTGATCAAGTGCAGCTTGATGCTTGAAAGGTCATCAAACAGTTATG ATTACCTTGTTGATGAGGGTACAGAACGCAATTCTACATCTGATTTGCTATTGGAACGTAATCGTGAGCAGAGCTTGGTTGATCTTTTGGTACCTACTCTGGTATTGCTGATCAATCTTTTGCAGAAATTACAA GAAGCTAAAGAGCAGCACAGGAATACAAAACTAATGAATGCCCTTTTGCGACTGCACAGAGAAGTTAG TCCAAAGCTAGCTGCAAGTGCTGCAGACTTATCATCTCCCTATCCTGATTCTGCACTTGGTTTTGGAGCTGTCTGCCATCTTGTTGTATCCGCACTTACTTGTTGGCCCTTATATGGCTGGACTCCTGGCCTTTTCCACTCTCTTCTTGCAAATGTTCAAGCTACTTCACTGTTGGCCTTGGGTCCAAAGGAAACCTGCAGTTTGCTGTGTCTTCTG AATGATTTATTTCCTGAAGAAGGTGTCTGGCTTTGGAAAAATGGAATGCCCATGTTAAGTGCGCTAAGAAAATTGGCTGTTGGGACCTTATTGGGGCCACAGAAGGAGAAACAGGTTGACTGGTATCTGGAGACTTCACACCGTGAGAAACTGCTTAACCAACTGACACCACATCTCGATAAAATTGCACAGATTATCGAACATTATGCTATATCT GCATTGGTGGTCATTCAAGACATGCTTCGGGTTTTCATAATTCgaattgcttttcaaaagaTTGAGTATGCTTCTTTGCTCCTGCAGCCCATTTTATGCTGCATCCGCAATCATCTTTCTGACTTGACTTCTCCATCAGAGATTGATGCTTACAAG GTTTACAGATATCTTGATTTTCTTGCGAGCATATTGGAACATCCATGTGCAAAG GAACTGTTATTGGAGGAAGGCATTGCTGAGATGCTAACACAAGTGCTGGAAAGGTGTTTAGTTGCTATCAGTTCAGATGGAAAACAGATCTCAGATAGTAAAATTTCATTCAAGTCTGGGTTTACTTTGATCAGTTGGTGCTGTCCCGTGTTCAAGTCCTTCTCACTTCTTTGTGTTCCTCGAACACCTTTACCATACCCCGTGAGACATGATTT GCACAGTTCTGCAAGTTTAAGTGCTAAAGACTGTTCATTGATTCTACCATATCTGCTTAAGTTCTGCCAG GTCTTACCGGTTGGAAAAGAGTTGCTTTCTTGCCTTGCATTCTTTAAAGATTTAGGTTCCTGCAATGAAGGTCAAAGTGCTTGTGTGACGACTTTGCATCACATCAACACCAGCATTGAGGAACATGAATCTGGAAAAGGACAGGAAAGGAATGGGAATTATAATTTGGATGACATTGAATGGAGAAAGCATCCTCCTTTGCTTTCTTGCTGGATTAGGTTGTTGGAATCAGTGGATTCAAAAGATGACACCTCAATTTGTGCACTTGAGGCTGTTACTACATTATCTATTGGTGCTTTGTGCTTTTGCTTGGATAGTAAATG taatttgaatttgaatgggGTGACTGcgataaaaaaacttttcgGTATCCATGATGATATGGATGGGACAGATAGCTCTCCAGAGAACATAGGTTTCATACTCGAAATGATTACACTTCTGAGTTCAAAGTTAAATGATGATGACTATCTAGCTACAGATATGAGGGAAAGTTTGTATCAA GCGTCAGATTCTGCGAAGTCATTGTTGCTATTGTTGCAGAAGCCCACTGGTTCAGTTACAATAGATGACATTATGAGCAGTGAAGGCATTCAATCTCTACCATCAAATGAGCTTCTGGTTCATTCAAGAATAAATCAGATGGCAGATGGCACTGCTGAAAAGTTTGATGGTTACCTTTACCTAGGAGGCCTTGGAGATAAATTTCTGTGGGAATGTCCAGAAACCTTACCTGATAGATTGTCACAGAATCCTTCTATGAAAAGGAAATTATCATCATTGGACGGTTCTGGCAAGCGTGTCAAGGGAGAAACTTCAGTGGCTGAAGCTACTGTACAAAATGCATTTTCACGGGGAATGGGTTCATCAACTGCTCCTTCTGGTCCAGCTCGCAGGGACACCTTTAGGCAGCGCAAGCCAAATACCAGTAGGCCTCCATCCATGCATGTTGACGACTATGTTGCTAGAGAAAGAAGTGTTGATGGTGTTAGCAATTCAAATGTTATAGCGGTCCAGCGAGTGGGATCTACAGGTGGAAGACCTCCGTCAATTCATGTGGATGAATTTATGGCCAGGCAAAGAGAACGCCAGAATCCAATGGTAGCTGTTGTTGGGGAACCTTCAGCAAAGGTTAAGAATGCAACCCCTGCGAATGATGTAGATAAGGAAAAAGACAACAAGTCTAAGCAATTGAAAACTGTTCTGGATGATGATCTTCAGGGAATAGATATTGTTTTTGATGGTGAGGAGTCTGAATCTGATGACAAATTGCCTTTTCCTCAGCCTGATGATAATCTGGAGCAGCTAGCCCCTGTCATAGGCGACCAAAGTTCTCCCCACTCGATTGTTGAAGAGACTGAGAGTGATGTTAATGGAAACAATCAATTTTCTCATTCACACACACCATTAGCATCTCATGTTGATGAGAACACCCAAAGTGAATTCTCTTCAAGGATGTCTGTTTCACGACCTGAAATGCCGTTGACACGAGAACCAAGTGTTTCTTCAGATAAGAAGTTTTTTGAGCAACCTGATGATGCAAAGAATACCATTAAGACTTCTGCTGGCTTTGATTCTATTTCAGCTGCAAGTACTTCAGGTTTTCCTCATCAGATTCCAGTTGATTCAAGGATGCCTCCACAAAATTTCTATATGAAGAACAGCTTGCAGCATTCTTCAGGATCTCGAGGACTTTATGACTCTAAAATTCCTCTGAATCAGCCACCTTTGCCTCCAATGCCACCTCCAGCAATGTCATCCATGATACCTCAGAATCATGATCCAGGCCCAACTCAGTCATCCCCCTATGTTAACTCTGGAACAGAGGTGCAGCCTCCACTTCCTGCAGCCTTCCAG GTTCAGTCAGATTATCTATCTGCATTTGGTAGCAATCCTTCCATTCAGATGCCAGATTCCAAGTATTCACGTGCTTCTATCTCTTCTCCCAGTGGATCTGCCGGGCCTCACCCACCACTTCCTCCTACACCACCTCCCTTCTCATCTAGTCCATATAATTTACCTTCTTTAAATCCTTCTACTTCTCAATCTTCAGTATATACAGTTGGAACAAATGAGCTTCCCCAGACCTCTACTTCACCACCAATTGATCCGAGATTAGGAAATCTCTCTGTGTCAGGTGCTGGTTTAACTTCTTATATGCCACCTCCTCTAATGCCACCCATGGTTTTTAGTAGGCCAGCTACAATCCCTGTGACTCCTTATGGAAGCATCCCCACCCAGCAGCAAGGCGAGAGTCCAAATGTCTTGCAAAATCTCTCCATTCCTCAGCCTTCTGTTCAGTCAATACATCAGCTGCAGCCTCTTCAGCCTCCGCTTCGACGTCCACCACAGCCACCTCAACATCTTTGGTCACTTGCACAATCTTCTCAGCAGCTGGAACAAGGGGGGTCTTTGCAAAGTTCTATTCAAATGCAAGGCCATCAATTACAAATGCTGCAACAATCACAACTCCCTTCTGGGCATGCTCATTATCAAGCTCAGCAGCAAGAGCTTTCTCAGTCAAGGCAGCAGCTAGTTGAGCATGCACAGCCACATGTTATACATCAGCAGGGAGATGTTTCATCCCAGCAGCAACAAGATCTTGGAATGTCATTACAGGAGTACTTCAAGGATCCAAAAGCTATCACG TCTTTATTGAGTAACAAGGAAGAGCTGTGCCGGCTTTTGGagcaaaatccaaaattaatgcAGATGCTTCAG GAAAGACTAGGCCAGCAATAG